The window CCCGGCCAGCCCGACGCCGTCCACCGCCGGTTCGCCGCCGAACTCGTCGTCCGCGCCTCCTCGCCGCCCAAGCAGTAGTCCACGTCGGCGCACTGCGGCTCCATCGCCTGCGCGTTTTACTAAAACGATTAACCTGAGTCGTGATCTCTCGCCCCCGCTTTCGTCTCGCATCCACGCTCGGGCTGCTCCTGCTCGGCGCAGCCCCGGCGCTCGCGCAGTCCGGGGCCGTCACTGGGAGCGTCACCGACGCCGAGACCGGCAACGCGCTGCCGGGAGCCAACGTGGTCGTCGCCGGGACGAGCATGGGGGCCGCGACGGACTTCGAGGGGCGCTACCAGATCTCGGGCGTGCCCGCCGGCGAGCAGCGGCTCGTGGCGACCTACCTCGGCTACGAGGCTGACACGCTCGCCGTGACCATCCCCGCCGGGGGCCGCGCGGGGCTCGACATCGCCCTCCGCCCGGCCGTCGTGCGCGGCGAGACGGTCGAGGTGACGGCCCAGCTCGAAGGGCAGCTCGCGGCGATCAACGAGCAGCGCTCCTCGAACACGATCGTCAACGTGGTCTCCAGCGACCGCATCCGCGAGTACCCCGACGCGAACGCCGCCGAGAGCGTCGGGCGGTTGCCGGGCGTCTCGCTCCAGCGCGACGGCGGCGAGGGCACGAAGGTCCAGGTGCGCGGCCTCGACCCGAGCTTCACGTCGGTCACCATCAACGGCGAGCGCATCCCCGGCTCCGGCGAGGGCGGCTTCGACGACGCCGGCAGCCGCGGCGGTGGGCGATCGGTCGACCTCAGCCTGATCTCGTCCGACCTCCTCGCGGGCGTCGAACTCTTCAAGGCGCTCACGCCGGACAAGGACGCCGACGCGATTGGCGGGACGGTCAACCTCGTCGTGCGCGAGGCCCCGACGGGACTGCGCGGCCGGGTCCGCGCCCTCGGCGGCTACAGCGACCTCGAAGGCTCGGTCGAAAACCTCCGGCTCGACGGCAACGTCTCGAACCGCTTCCTCGGCGACCGGCTCGGGGTCGTCGCCACGGCCAACTTCCAGCAGACCCCGCGCGGCTACGAGGGCTTCCAAGCAGACTTCAACCCGAGGACGCTCGTGGAGATTGAGACGCGCAGCCTGGAGGTGGACCGCCGCGAGGAGGTCCGCACCCGCTACGGGGCAAGCCTCACGACGGACTACCGGCTCCCCGGCGGCGGCGTCCAGCTGCGCGGCCTCTACAGCCGCTCCGAGCGCGACCAGGACCGCCTCCGCATCCGCTACCGCATCGAAGAGACCGACGCCGAGCGCGCCGTCCGCACTCAGCTCCGCACCGACGACCTCGTCTCCGGCGGCCTCTCCGGCGAGCACGCCTTCCCCCGCCTCCGGGTCGACTACAGCCTCTCGGCCTCGCAGAGCCTCGGCCGGACGCCCGAGGGGTGGGACGCCCGGTTCCGCCAGACCACCGCCTTCGAGGGCCTCGCCTCGACCGACTTCGCCGACGCCTCGCGCGAGCAGATCGCCGACAGCGCTGGGGCCGCGCTCGACGAGACGTTCTTCCGCTCGATCCGCCGCGTCCGCGAGCGCACCCGCGACCGCGACCTCACCGCCGCGCTCAACCTCGCCGCCCCCTTCCGTCTCGCCGACGCCCTCGCGGTCGAACTCCGCGCCGGGGGCAAGTTCCGCGGCAAGCGCCGCACCCAGGACTACAGCCGCGACGAGGTCATCTCGAGCGACATCGAACGCTACGCCGAGGAGAACGACCTCCCGCTCCTCGACGGCACGACCGACCCGGCGGCGTTCCCATACTTCCTCGACGACGAGGGCGACGCCGCCGACGGGCTCAGCCTGCTCGAGACGCCCGACCGCGACGCGATTGCCACGCTCGACGCCGACCTCGACCCGTTCTACGAGAGCCACCCGTTCTTCGACCAGCGCGACTACGAGGCCGACGAGGACATCGCCGCCGGGTACGCCCTCGCCGAGGTCAACGCCGGACCGCTCCTCGTCGTCGGCGGCGTCCGCTACGAGCGCACCTCGACGGGCTTCTCGGGCACGACCGGCACCTACACCTCCGACCTCCAGCGTCTCCTCAACAGCTTCGAGGACGCTCAGATGGCAAACCCTGACACCACGTTCGCCGAGTTCTTCTCCGTCCGCGACACGACCGGCGCGCAGGACTACGGCGCGTGGTTTCCCCAGGTCACCGCCCGCTACCGCGTCACCGACTTCCTCGACGTTCGCGCCGCCGTCACCCGCACGCTCGCCCGCCCCGACTACGTCGACCTCGTGGCCTACGAGAACGTGGACGAGATCAACAACGAGATCGAGCGCGGCAACACGGACCTCCAGCCGACCTTTGCGTGGAACTACGACGCGGGCGTCTCGGCCTACACGCGCTACGGCCTCTTCGCCGTCGGCGGCTTCTACAAGCGGCTCGCGGGCTTCCAGTACGACCAGTTTTTCGACGAGTTCATCGAGGACGAGGGCCGCACCTTCCGCATCTTCCAGACCGTCAACGGCGAGGCGGCGACGGTGTGGGGCGTCGAACTAGAGGCCCAGGCCAACTTCCTGTTCCTGCCCGGCGTGCTGAGCGGGTTCCTGCTCAACGCCAACTACGCCTGGACCCAGAGCGAGGCTGAGTTCCCGATCCAGTATGGCATCGGCTTCGACGCCGAGACCTTCCGGACGGTCTTCGCGAGCGAGACCCGGACCGACGCCCTCCCGGGGCAGGCCGAGCACGTCGCCAACCTCACGCTCGGCTACGAGCGCGGCGGCTTCTCCGGGCGGCTCTCGCTGAGCTACCAGGGGGCCTTCCTCGTCAGCGTCACCGAGAGCGTCTTCGACGGCGCCTTCGTCAACTTCGGGGCCGACGACCCCGAGACGCCGGACCTCCTCGAGTGGGCCTTCGACGACCCCGAGACCGAGGAGATCGAGGGCGGCCCGATCACGCAGGCCGAGGTCCGCACGGGGCTTCGCACGCGGCCCTACACCTTCATCGACCTCCAGCTCAGCCAAGACATTCCTGGCGTGAAAGGCCTCCGCGTGATCGCCAACGCCTCCAACCTCACCGACCAGTTCGAGCGCCAGCGGCTCGGTGCCCGCAATTCGTTCGGGCGCGGCTACGGCTGGTCCGGCGAGTTCGGCGTCCAGTACAAGTTCTGACCTCCCCACCCGCCACTCCGCCCATCGCCCTGGCGGACTTCCCGAGAGGGCGCCCTCCTTCCCTTCACGTAACCCTTCCCAACCATGCTACGCTTTACGAACCGCATCCTCGGCCTCTTCGTCGGGCTGTGCGTCCTCGCCGTCTCGGCGCAGGCGCAGGTCAACGTTCCCCCGGGCATTGGCACCCTCGACGATGCCGTCAACAACAACACCGTCTCCGGCCAGGTCTTCGTCCTCGAAGCCGGCCAGACCTACACGCTCTCGGACCGGATGGAGCCGACGGTCAGCCTCACGATCCAGGCCGACGGCGGCAACTGCCCCGTCGTGCCGGCGGACTGCCCGCTGATCCAGCCTGAGAGCCCCGACCCGCTCGACCCGGACGACGAGGTGGAGCGCGTCTTCGGCCTCGAGGACGACGGCGTGAGCCTCACGCTGCAGCAGGTGGCGGTCACGAACACCTCGCCCAGCGGGGACTCCGACGAGCGGACGATCCGCTTCCAGGCCGCCGACCTCAGCGCCACGCTCGACCGCGTCCTCGTCTTCGACGAGCCGACGATGGTCTTCCGCATCGACGACGAGGCCGGTGACGGCGCGGCGGCCCCCGACCTCTTCATCCACGACTCGGTCTTCAAGGACA of the Bacteroidota bacterium genome contains:
- a CDS encoding TonB-dependent receptor, yielding MISRPRFRLASTLGLLLLGAAPALAQSGAVTGSVTDAETGNALPGANVVVAGTSMGAATDFEGRYQISGVPAGEQRLVATYLGYEADTLAVTIPAGGRAGLDIALRPAVVRGETVEVTAQLEGQLAAINEQRSSNTIVNVVSSDRIREYPDANAAESVGRLPGVSLQRDGGEGTKVQVRGLDPSFTSVTINGERIPGSGEGGFDDAGSRGGGRSVDLSLISSDLLAGVELFKALTPDKDADAIGGTVNLVVREAPTGLRGRVRALGGYSDLEGSVENLRLDGNVSNRFLGDRLGVVATANFQQTPRGYEGFQADFNPRTLVEIETRSLEVDRREEVRTRYGASLTTDYRLPGGGVQLRGLYSRSERDQDRLRIRYRIEETDAERAVRTQLRTDDLVSGGLSGEHAFPRLRVDYSLSASQSLGRTPEGWDARFRQTTAFEGLASTDFADASREQIADSAGAALDETFFRSIRRVRERTRDRDLTAALNLAAPFRLADALAVELRAGGKFRGKRRTQDYSRDEVISSDIERYAEENDLPLLDGTTDPAAFPYFLDDEGDAADGLSLLETPDRDAIATLDADLDPFYESHPFFDQRDYEADEDIAAGYALAEVNAGPLLVVGGVRYERTSTGFSGTTGTYTSDLQRLLNSFEDAQMANPDTTFAEFFSVRDTTGAQDYGAWFPQVTARYRVTDFLDVRAAVTRTLARPDYVDLVAYENVDEINNEIERGNTDLQPTFAWNYDAGVSAYTRYGLFAVGGFYKRLAGFQYDQFFDEFIEDEGRTFRIFQTVNGEAATVWGVELEAQANFLFLPGVLSGFLLNANYAWTQSEAEFPIQYGIGFDAETFRTVFASETRTDALPGQAEHVANLTLGYERGGFSGRLSLSYQGAFLVSVTESVFDGAFVNFGADDPETPDLLEWAFDDPETEEIEGGPITQAEVRTGLRTRPYTFIDLQLSQDIPGVKGLRVIANASNLTDQFERQRLGARNSFGRGYGWSGEFGVQYKF